The genomic stretch CTCCTGGACTCCATCCAGGCTACAGTCTGGTTTTGCAACTGGTTTTGACTGGAACACTGCCACATCCACTAGCTTCTGTATCATCTATGACTGTTCACCTTCCACAGTGGCAAAGTTCAACAGCTGTAGAGTTTTGAAAAGGCTGTCTGTTCCCACAAAGTCTGAAATGCTTACTGTCAGCAATCTGTAGTGTCTGTTGATCCCTGAACTAGGTGATAAATAATAATCCATGTACCTCAAAAAAGCTCTGATATTTTGTACCTAGAAAAGATATGTGGTGATTTAACTGCAGAGCTCAAGGTATCTTATACTTACTTGGACAAACCTTTAATACAAGCAGCCAAGTCCTTGGTCATGAAACCAGCCTCAATGGTCTCAACACAGACTTCTTCCAAAGCCTTGGCAAAAAACCCGAGCTCTTTATTGTTATCAAGCTTAGCCCTGTGGGCTAATCCTCTGGTCCAGGCGAAAATGGAAGCTAAAAAGAGCAAAACAGAAcgaaaccaaaaaaccaacacTTAGATTAAACCAAGAGGGATTCCCAAATGTTTCAGTTCccaaaaacagaacattttttgtttgttaaatctTCAAGTGACTGATACCATTAGATGCTATCCACTGGGCTATATAagaattggaaatatttttactgaatagaaattttaaaaagatctttttgtAGAGCAAATGTCTTAAATTTTGTTAGAGCCTTAAGAAAGTACATTTTCATGGTGTGCTAGTAATACTTGAAGCTTAAGGCATTTACTAATTTGGGATGGGTCACAATCTCTTCTATCTCTCATCTGTGAcggcctctcctcctctctctaggctgtcatctctttttaaaatattttccttaaaatccaGTTAGAAGGATCTAGCTGTATAGCTTTTAGATTATTAGCCATCTGTGACTTCGCTGTaccaaaggaaaagggaaatgctCACTGGCAACATTCTTTTCTGTAGTGTGCACTCTCCCACAAAATAGAAATGcatatattgtgtatatttcaAGAAGTACCTTCAAATGGCTCTCATTAGTCGAACAGAGGCACCGTTTGGTGATGATTTTATACACAAAGCACTGGGCAGACAAAGGGACATGTCTGATTTCCTCTGGAGATCTCCACTCCTCAGGTGGAAATCAGTATAGCAGTAAACATGACCTTACCAATGGGATTGGTGGACGTCTCCTGTCCTTTCTGATACATGCGGTAGTGACGTGTTACAGTCCCGTGGGCAGCCTCTGCTTCTACTGTCTTGCCGTCTGGACAAACCAGCACACTGGTCATCATGCCAAGAGAGCCATAACCTGTAAGTGGCAAAGCACGAAGTACTGGGTACAAGCGCAGAAGAAGGCTGACTCCCTCAGAGAGGAGCGGGCTCAGGAAAATAACATAAGCATGTGTAGTCATCAGTGATTCCACAGTGCTTACATTTTAGGATTTAACAAAGGGTAGCAAAACCCCCTTTTCTGAACCAGAGAACTACTGCGGCATGACCTAGGTGCTGCCGGCTGCACTCCACCTCTGTTTGGTCCCACAGGTCCTTACCTTGGGCCACGGAGTCTGACTGCACATCACCATCATAGTTCTTACAGGCCCAGATGAAGCCTCCCTCGGACTTCATAGCTTGGGCCACCATGTCATCAATGAGCCTATGCTCATACCAGATATTCTGAGCTTCGAACTGGGATTTGTACTGCCTAAGtaacaagagagagaacagggaatTAAAAAGGAAACTGGTGTTGTTAGGGACAGCACCTGCTTCTCCAAAGAGGGTGGGGTTGGAAACTAGCATTTTTTAGTGGAAGCAACACAGACTTGAGAATCTGATAGACCTAAGCTCAAATCCTGCCCATTTTAAAGCTGTGAGACCCCAATGTCCCCACCTGTTAGAGTGACTTCACCTTCTTTGCAGAGATGTGAGAATAATGGAGACAGCAGTGTCCCCAGcactatttttagttttcagtacACTACTGATCAGATTCTTCAGATATAGCTTACTTTAACAATGTAATAacaggggccacctgggtggctcagttggttaagcatctaacttcggcttaggttgtgacctcagggtcctgagcctgCCTCCAGTCcccccttgggctccctgctcagtagggagcttgccagtccctctccctccctatgcttgtgccctctctgtttctctctcaaataaataaatgaagtcttaaaaaaaaaaaaaaagaatgtaataagGGATGAAAAAGAAGATTCTACCACTCCGTATCTTTCAGGAAACTAGGACAGCTCCTGGGGTTGGTATGGATGGGTAGCAGGAAGAAGAATTAAGATGTCTTAAAATCCAAGCCCTGGCTTCAACATTTGCACCTAAAAGGGAGTTACGTCATCTTAAAAGTTAACACATGCTCCCGTGTTGTTGAGCCTGAAGTTATTAATACAGAAAAGTTCAAATGACTCCACTAAAGCTGAGTTCTAACTCACAACAAGGTGCTCTGGAAAGAGTGGGAGTGTGCCCATGCAGAAACTCATATgcttgaaaaattatatatatatatatatatatatattttattagagagagtgagcaagcaggagtgaaggtgggggttgggcaaagagaaaagccttaagcaggctccctgacagggagcgggggcttgaactcatgaccttgagatgatgacatgagctgaaatcgaggatcagatgtttaactgactgagccacccaggtgcccctcctattcttttttataaaaaaatattttatttgcaataatctctacacctgacatagggctcgaactcacaactctgaggctgagagtcatatgctccatcgactgagtcagccaggactGATTCTGACTAATTTTGCCCCCCAAAATTAGAACTTTCTGTCAGTCACAGGGCACCTTCATTCAAACATTAAACAATTCTGGctctaaacaaaaaataataataaatgtgagACATTACTTGAAAACATTTACCTTCTAAAAGCAACTCGAAAGTGGTTTGTTTCACGTCTGTTAAATCTTAGTTTTGCCCTTAACTTTATGGGATAATGATGGTTTTCATTCAATTTGTCCCAGGTTCAAAGGGATAAGGATGCAAATTCTAGATTATAAATCCTagcttattttagaaaaaagacaaagaaacaaaaaagaactagTTACTTGTCATATATTTCCTGAAAGATGTCTTTAAAACGTCCATCGTATTTCTTCAGAATAGTGTTTTTGGTGCTCAGATACAAAGGCCAACTCTTAGATAGAGCCATCTGGAAAGAACTGTGTGCAAAATCTTCGATCGACTTATCTTGATTGTACATCCCCATAGCCACACCACCACCCTCTGTGGGGGGAACACcgatgagaggaaaaaaagaaaggtaaatggGGTAGAATTGTAACAAGTTCAAATCCACCCACCAACACCCAAGCACCCAATACCCAGCTCCCATGGCTCCAAAAAGTGCCGGTCAGACTTCCAACAAGAATATTCCATGAGCTGCCAAGGCACGTGATTGGAAGAAAGTCAATTCTAGATAAGAACCTTCTAACTTGTTTTGAAAGGGCAATAGAAACGAGAAAAACATGGTCTTTAGGATCCTGAGGATACCAAAATACTAGAAAGTACTGATATGAGCCAGAAATACACTCAAGAAAGGGCGAATCATTTTTTGAGCTGTCTTCGACACTTTCAAAAATTTCACAAGTGTTTTCAACTCTATGTGGGTGCTTTATCCTCAGCCATTGAGAAAAATTGGCATTTTAAATATCGAATGAAAATTCTCATCATTTCCTGGAGGATACTGAAGGTTCAGATCTCACTGGCAGAAATAATTATGCTACACGTCATCACTAGTGTTTCACGACTCTTACTTGGTAAACTCTGTAATTACTGAAAGACAGAACTTGAATCTGGGCCAGTGCCCAGGGCCAACCTAGGCTCAAAATATACAAGGCCCAAACCCGCAGGACGAGATTCCATTAAAATGCTATTAGttagaggagggaaagagaacaagGGCTAGGTAAGCTTTGAGCTTTGTTTGCATGAGAGCTTTTAACCACTTCAGGAGTGGAGAAAGAGGGTTCTCTGTTCTTTCAACAACCTTTGGGTGGCATCTGCTACAGGGGACCTTTGAAGCAGCAGGATGGGgtggaagaaaaggcaaaaaacaaatgTTCACTTTCACAGAATAAACACTCAGGGCAAGAAGAAAATCTCAGCAAATATATAACGCAACCATTTTCAAATACAAAGCCTACCAGAGCAAAGCGCAGATTACATGACAGGCGATATGGGATTATTAATGTTTAATTTCTGTAATTTAGGCATGATTGATTCCCGCCTACCTCTCCTCCCTGTCTTTGCCCACGTGCGTTTCCAATTAAGTGGCTGGTTCCTTTTGTGTCTTTTAATCTATCCCATGGGAAGGCATGGAAGGCAATTACTTCTTTATGCTAGATGTTGGGTCCTATAGAAATGTTACAGATTCCAGCTTGTATTTTCAACAGCCACATAACTAACTTCCAAAAAACAGTACCAATATTGTCTAAATGAtctgtaaaaaatgaaaacatgtagcTCCTGATGGACTTACCTTCGAAATTATGTACCAGGTATGTCATTTTTTTGGATCCATCACTTGGCGTGTAGGTTATCTCGACTTTACCAGGTCCGGGAACAACAAAATCAGTTGCTCTGTACTGTGTAGAGGGGAGAAAGATATAAaaccaagcaagcaagcaagcaagcaaccaACCAACaccaaaccccccacccccaaactatcCTTTTAAGAactataagggaaaaaaaaaaatcatagaacacAGAGCTGGAAGATACCTAGACAAACAGGGCAGTGTGGCCCAACCTTCATTTATTTTGGATTGGAACAAAGAGGTCCAGAGAGTTCCGAAAGCAAGTTAATCCTAGGGTCTAGTGGAAATCAGAATTTACTGGGTGCCTCCCATGTAAAGGGCAGTTTCCTGAGCACTGATAAAGAGCAGAGAATCACAAAGCATTTTCTCTTAGGAAGCTTATAACCTAACAAAGACATTCGAAAAGTGAGAACCAATCTAAAAGCTTTCAAAGGTCAAAGGTGGACTTAGATAAGAAATGCAGTAGGATGACGGAGGGAGAGAAATGACCATGACCTGGAGGTCCAGGATGTCTTTCCCAAGGGGGATGATAATACACCAGCTAGATCGTGGATGTGAGGAGAGCTAATGCCTTGCCTTCACTATATGACACGCGTTTTAAGTGACTAACTTGaatcatttcattatttcatttgattcttacATCAATCTTACAACAGAGGAACAGTGATATAGTAGAAATAACACATCTAGGGTCAAAAGACTTGCAATCCCATCCTTAGGCCTTCAAGGCTCAGTCTCTTCACGGTTATTATTATTGCTACTTACACCAGCCCAGGATCTGTCCAAAAGCAGCAGTGACTGTGGAAGCAACTACGAGGGCTGGCGCGCCTTCGGAAAGGACTGTACAAGGACCGCCATCTTGCCCACGGAGTGAGCTCTGCTGGTGGAAGACTGTGCCTGGCTCACACAAGGCATCCGTGAATGTCTGCCTCGCTGTATACTCTTCAATGACTTACATTAGAATATTTTCACAACCAGGTACTCACGGTTGCAGCCACACCTACTTATTTATGTCCGTATAGAGTACTACTAATGACAACTGGGAAAAGAGCCGTTAGGTAACCGTGAAGATTAAATATCTTTTCTACACAGCACGTTTCTGCCATAGGAAGTCTTTCACTATGGGTGGTAACTCATTCCCATTTCTTAAAAGGAAGACACTGAGGCACCAAAGCCTCATGGATGCTTTGTAGAGGTTTATGCACTTTTAAACAATTAGGGTTGAATCAACTGTAGGCTGGGAATTTTCAGTCTGGATTTTAATGAAAAGAATGACCATTCTTCCAAGTGACTGATGCCAAAATAATTgaaggggggaggggtgcaggatGAAAAAGATACCATGAACTCACAAAAACGTAAGAGTAGTCTTCCTGGGATTTGTGTTTGAAGCGCTCCTGGGGACATCTCCCTCCTGGGCCTCTGGAAGGTTCGGCCAGGATGAAGGGATAGTTTGAACCACAGGGTAGAACAAAGTGAGCTGATCCTCAAGGACtaacccagtgaccccatccacAGGGACGGAGAGTGGTCTGACCTGGCCATACTGTTTCTAAAGACAGCTACATCCAAGCCTCTGGATTTCAGCACAAGACATTCTTATCTGTAAGGCTCTTTTAGGACCTACGCTGCTTTTTATGAAAAGTTCAAAACCTCCACTTCAGTACGGATTTTGTTTAGTTGGCAGTTTTTCTGCTTAATTTGGCAATAAGCCTACTGGTACGAAAGTACAGAAACtagtacttctttcttttccaagtaGGAAAGGAATGTTTTAAAGAGACTACTTTCAGTCACGGAaccagtttttccttttatgtctgAAGTGATCATGTTCCATATAATCTTTGGTGGTTCTCAACCCTGTCACGAGAAAAGAGTATGGAGAATGCAACAATGCGAACGCGACTTACTTGATCCCCATAAGCATGGCGACCTATGATGATGGGTTTTACCCATCCACTCACAAGCCGGGGGATATTTTTGCAGATTATAGCTTCCCTGAAAACGGTGCCACCCAGAATATTTCGGATGGTGCCATTTGGTGATTTCCACATTTGTTTCAACTTGAACTCCTCAACCCTCTTCTCATCAGGGGTGATGGTAGCACACTTGACACCAACGTTGTACTTCTTTATAGCTTCTGCAGCATCCTTTGTGACCTGGTCATTGGTGGCATCACGATTCTCTATGCCTAAATCATAGCTGGGAGGGAAAAGTCGTTAAGTGTAACGGTCCAGACAAACTGATGAGTGATGGAGGGTGTCCCCATTCCACGCATGGTGATGGCACGCAGAGCCTGCCCTGAAGAAAGGAAAGGCTCAAAATACACCTCAATCTGCCAGCTTTGAGGACTAGTGCACCTTAGATCCAGAAGACGGCTGCCAACCAAACAAAGCACTAAGAGAGGTGGACTGTGGGCCGTACCTGCCTGCGGCATGGGAGGTTGTCTAGAAGGAGACTGAATGGAAGCCATTGTGCCCGTCCCCTTTGTGTGTTCTTTACCACCAAAGGCAATAAGCACCTAAGCAGCCATTTCTGCAGACTTCCTTCCATAAAATTAGCAGAAAAATGTAAGTCTAAGCATTTATTTTCCCTTAGAAAATAGTGTGCTCTAAAAATAAAGGGCTCGGAAAGTCTAAAGGATTGTTTTACGGCATTTAAGTGGTAGGACCTATAAATGCCACAGTCGGTGCCAAAAATGCTATTGACTTCTTCATTAATGCCAGTTAGTCAGAAGATGAACCTCTCCCTAATTCTGAGGCAAGTCTCTTTGTTCTGGAAATAAGCCAGCAGTGTATTGGGTAAATAATGGAATGCAATAATGGATTTATACACTCCAGGGAGTTACAGTAATTGACACAGATTTCCAGGCTACAGGTCATTCGGAACTGGAAAAAATGTTGGTTGTCCACAGAGCACAAAAAATGATTAAAGCTTTAGCTCAAGTATGTCAGAATTTGTCAGAAACAGGAGAAACAAAACAGTAATGTAATAATTCTTTTGTCCTCCAGGactttataaatgtttttcaggtttttttagcTTTCAAAACTTGCTAATCCATGAAGcctctagatttttcttttcagttccttttagtttttgcattttcctttccttcactaTCCCAACTCACGATGCAAACGCAAAGGAGCAATCTTAGtgtatttccaaagaaaaattattccaaaCCGCTTTGGCCTTAGATAATTCACTTAAGTCTAACGAATCCACTGACTCTTATCTTCTGGCAGAGGAAATGCTGAATATTACAAATGTCTAATCCTAACTCAAATGAGGACCGTGGTCAGCACTTTTCATGTTTAAAGGAACCAGCTCTCATCAGAAGAATCTACCAGCAAATTAGTAGagtttttcttctcatctttaaGTCTGTAACAGAAGAGAATGAGTAAGTGGCCTGGACCACTAActtgcagaaaacaaaacaaacacatcaCTCTCCGTCCCTCAAAAAGAACTGGTCACGTAATGACTACAGTCATTTTGGAACACCTTAAAATTTGTTTGAGCCTCCAAAAATTCTTTATTCTGTAGCCAGTGAATCTTTCCCTTCCAGGCATAATGACTATCCTTTAAACTCCTTATGCCTCTAAGGCTAACGAGGCTTAAGGCTTTTTCGCAGCTTTTACACTGTCAAGAACTTGGCAAACTCATCTGCTACTGTGTCAGGTTCCAAACCAGGGGAGTGCTCGTGAAA from Neovison vison isolate M4711 chromosome 3, ASM_NN_V1, whole genome shotgun sequence encodes the following:
- the IDH1 gene encoding isocitrate dehydrogenase [NADP] cytoplasmic; translation: MSQKIRGGSVVEMQGDEMTRIIWELIKEKLIFPYVELDLHSYDLGIENRDATNDQVTKDAAEAIKKYNVGVKCATITPDEKRVEEFKLKQMWKSPNGTIRNILGGTVFREAIICKNIPRLVSGWVKPIIIGRHAYGDQYRATDFVVPGPGKVEITYTPSDGSKKMTYLVHNFEEGGGVAMGMYNQDKSIEDFAHSSFQMALSKSWPLYLSTKNTILKKYDGRFKDIFQEIYDKQYKSQFEAQNIWYEHRLIDDMVAQAMKSEGGFIWACKNYDGDVQSDSVAQGYGSLGMMTSVLVCPDGKTVEAEAAHGTVTRHYRMYQKGQETSTNPIASIFAWTRGLAHRAKLDNNKELGFFAKALEEVCVETIEAGFMTKDLAACIKGLSNVQRSDYLNTFEFMDKLGENLNIKLAQAKL